One Glycine max cultivar Williams 82 chromosome 4, Glycine_max_v4.0, whole genome shotgun sequence DNA segment encodes these proteins:
- the LOC102663997 gene encoding uncharacterized mitochondrial protein AtMg00810-like, with product MVLKDFRPYYFSLGLLQVNMNLHPSSRRVILTVYLLVSVDDIIITGSSISLIQHLTSQLNSKFSLKQLCSLDYFLGIEVITLSNKSLLLTQSKYIRDLLQMTSMTEDQSISSPMASRCKLTKIGSDMFSDPTLFMFVVGAL from the coding sequence ATGGTTTTAAAAGACTTCAGACCATACTACTTCAGTTTGGGTTTGCTGCAAGTAAATATGAACCTTCACCCTTCATCTAGAAGAGTGATTCTCACAGTTTATTTACTTGTCTCTGTGGATGATATCATCATCACTGGAAGTTCTATTTCTCTGATTCAACATCTCACTTCTCAGTTGAATTCCAAGTTCTCCCTCAAACAACTTTGTTCTCTAGATTATTTTCTTGGAATTGAAGTCATTACACTCTCTAACAAGTCACTATTGCTTACTCAGAGTAAATATATTAGAGATTTGCTACAGATGACTAGCATGACAGAGGATCAATCTATCTCATCTCCTATGGCTTCTAGATGTAAACTCACAAAAATTGGCTCAGATATGTTTTCTGACCCCACTTTGTTCATGTTTGTGGTAGGTGCTCTTTAA